Proteins found in one Hypericibacter terrae genomic segment:
- a CDS encoding dipeptide ABC transporter ATP-binding protein produces MNGGDILLRTEDLQVSYRQQEGWLSVLHRVNFAIERGETFGLVGESGCGKSTVALQLLGYRHPSSRVDGGRIEFGGRDLLKLKRHELDQIRGNRISFVPQNPTTALNPGMRVGDQVTEILLLHKRVPDRTQALQRVIELFGLVGLPTPKALVERYPHQLSGGQQQRVCIAMALACDPDLVVLDEPTTGLDVTTQEQIVELLIDLRRRIKLSMLYVTHDLGLLSQIADRVGVMYAGHMVEIAPVAELFHQPRHPYTRGLIGSIPRIDRPDEPVARPLRGLLRRNELPEGCPFQPRCDFAEASCAVNHQTLDAVAPGHEVACQRWRSLLAPSVAAAGEAALPRAVAEPDPPLLALDHLSIAYGTGGGALARFLGALPFVAVRDVNLTIARGETLALVGESGSGKSTVARAVSGLLRPHEGQVKLNGLALAGLVRERSGEQRREIQYIFQNPDASLNPRARIGTILARPLEMFFDLDRVAMRERVLEALADVRLDAGYAERYADQLSGGERQRVAIARALIARPTLLLCDEVLSALDVSVQANVLDLLRRLREEHHVAMLFISHDLAVVRSIADKIGVLFQGQLMEVGRTADIFSPPFHPYTHSLLMAVPDPDRPRRTTANVRRVAAGPALATGCPYAGRCAWQPGPICEQKAPPWRKTERGVSIYCHLPLDELTARAQWVPPDEPSATPTPSTRSLRENPP; encoded by the coding sequence ATGAACGGCGGCGACATCCTGCTGCGCACGGAGGATTTGCAGGTTTCATACCGGCAGCAGGAGGGCTGGCTGTCGGTGCTCCATCGCGTCAATTTCGCGATCGAGCGCGGCGAGACCTTCGGCCTGGTCGGCGAATCCGGATGCGGCAAGTCCACCGTCGCCCTTCAGCTCCTCGGCTATCGCCATCCCAGCAGCCGGGTCGATGGCGGCCGCATCGAGTTCGGTGGACGCGATCTCCTCAAGCTGAAACGCCATGAGCTCGACCAGATCCGCGGCAACCGGATCAGCTTCGTGCCGCAGAACCCGACGACCGCGCTCAACCCGGGCATGCGGGTCGGCGACCAGGTCACCGAGATCCTGCTGCTGCACAAGCGCGTCCCCGACCGGACCCAGGCGCTCCAGCGCGTGATCGAGCTGTTCGGGCTGGTCGGGCTGCCGACGCCCAAGGCGCTGGTCGAGCGCTATCCGCATCAGCTTTCCGGCGGCCAGCAGCAGCGCGTCTGCATCGCCATGGCGCTCGCCTGCGATCCCGACCTGGTGGTGCTGGACGAGCCCACCACCGGGCTCGATGTCACGACGCAGGAGCAGATCGTCGAGCTGCTGATCGATCTGCGCCGGCGCATCAAGCTCTCGATGCTCTATGTGACGCATGACCTCGGGCTGCTGTCGCAGATCGCCGACCGGGTCGGCGTCATGTATGCGGGCCATATGGTCGAGATCGCCCCGGTGGCCGAGCTCTTCCACCAGCCCCGTCATCCCTATACGCGCGGCCTGATCGGCTCGATCCCGCGCATCGACCGGCCCGACGAGCCGGTCGCGCGGCCCTTGCGCGGCCTTCTCCGCCGTAACGAGCTGCCCGAGGGCTGTCCGTTCCAGCCGCGCTGCGATTTCGCGGAGGCGAGCTGCGCGGTCAACCATCAGACGCTCGATGCCGTGGCGCCCGGGCACGAAGTCGCCTGCCAGCGCTGGCGGAGCCTCCTCGCCCCCAGCGTCGCGGCCGCGGGCGAAGCGGCGCTGCCCCGGGCGGTTGCCGAGCCCGATCCGCCGCTCCTGGCGCTGGATCATCTCTCGATCGCCTACGGGACCGGCGGCGGCGCACTCGCGCGCTTCCTGGGGGCCTTGCCCTTCGTCGCCGTGCGCGACGTCAACCTCACCATCGCGCGCGGCGAGACGCTGGCGCTCGTGGGGGAATCCGGCAGCGGCAAGTCGACCGTCGCGCGTGCGGTCAGCGGCCTGCTGCGGCCGCATGAGGGCCAGGTGAAGCTGAACGGCCTGGCTTTGGCAGGGCTGGTGCGCGAGCGCTCGGGCGAGCAGCGGCGCGAGATCCAGTATATCTTCCAGAATCCGGACGCCTCCCTCAACCCGCGCGCCAGGATCGGCACGATCCTCGCCCGTCCGCTCGAGATGTTCTTCGATCTCGACCGGGTCGCGATGCGCGAGCGCGTGCTCGAGGCTCTGGCCGATGTCCGTCTCGATGCCGGCTATGCCGAGCGCTATGCCGACCAGCTCTCGGGCGGCGAGCGCCAGCGCGTCGCGATCGCCCGCGCTCTCATCGCGCGGCCGACCCTGCTCCTCTGCGACGAGGTGCTCTCGGCGCTCGACGTCTCGGTCCAGGCCAACGTCCTCGACCTGCTGCGCCGCTTGCGCGAGGAGCATCATGTGGCGATGCTCTTCATCTCGCACGATCTCGCCGTGGTGCGCTCGATCGCCGACAAGATCGGCGTGCTGTTCCAGGGCCAGCTCATGGAAGTGGGCCGCACGGCGGACATCTTCTCGCCGCCCTTCCATCCCTACACCCACAGTCTCCTGATGGCGGTCCCCGATCCCGACCGGCCGCGCCGGACGACGGCAAACGTTCGTCGTGTCGCGGCCGGACCGGCGCTCGCGACCGGATGTCCCTATGCCGGGCGCTGCGCCTGGCAGCCGGGGCCGATCTGCGAGCAGAAGGCGCCGCCCTGGCGCAAGACCGAGCGTGGCGTGTCGATCTATTGCCATCTGCCGCTCGACGAGCTGACGGCGCGCGCCCAATGGGTGCCGCCCGACGAGCCTTCCGCGACGCCGACGCCCTCCACCCGCTCTCTGCGTGAGAACCCGCCATGA
- a CDS encoding ABC transporter permease, whose translation MAAVTVQPAPRPRARRLRAFWHRTPKSFRIGAFILFVHLVVAVTGPFWAPYGYSQMGAGIPLSGMSWAHPFGIDQLSRDILSRVVYGSHIVILLSLSGTALGLVIGAIVGLLSGYIGGWFDDILQRFIEALISIPFLVLALLAMAAAGPEVAGNPVLVVLVVALVYAPRIARMARAAAIDIATRDYVTVARLRGESPWSVMRRELLPNATSVLLVEFALRAGYAPVLIGSLGFLGFGLRPPTPEWGLMISENRALLMVSPITVLGPGLTLASLVVGLNLFTEGLARILGRSVRLGDR comes from the coding sequence ATGGCCGCCGTCACCGTCCAGCCGGCACCTCGTCCCCGCGCCCGTCGCCTGCGCGCCTTCTGGCACCGCACGCCGAAGAGCTTCCGCATCGGCGCCTTCATTCTCTTCGTGCATCTGGTGGTCGCCGTGACCGGCCCGTTCTGGGCGCCCTATGGCTATTCCCAGATGGGGGCGGGCATCCCGCTCTCGGGCATGAGCTGGGCCCACCCCTTCGGCATCGACCAGCTGAGCCGCGACATCCTCAGCCGCGTCGTCTATGGCTCGCATATCGTGATCCTGCTGTCGCTGTCGGGCACGGCGCTCGGGCTCGTCATCGGTGCCATCGTCGGACTGCTGTCGGGCTATATCGGCGGCTGGTTCGACGACATCCTGCAGCGCTTCATCGAGGCGCTGATCAGCATTCCCTTCCTGGTGCTGGCGCTGCTCGCCATGGCGGCCGCCGGCCCCGAGGTCGCGGGCAATCCGGTCCTGGTGGTGCTGGTGGTGGCGCTGGTCTATGCGCCGCGCATCGCCCGCATGGCGCGCGCGGCCGCCATCGACATCGCCACCCGCGACTATGTCACGGTGGCAAGGCTGCGGGGCGAGAGCCCCTGGTCGGTCATGCGCCGCGAGCTCCTGCCCAACGCCACCAGCGTGCTGCTGGTCGAGTTCGCGCTGCGCGCCGGCTATGCGCCGGTGCTGATCGGCTCGCTGGGCTTCCTGGGCTTCGGCCTGCGCCCGCCGACCCCGGAATGGGGCCTCATGATCAGCGAGAACCGCGCCCTGCTGATGGTCTCGCCGATCACCGTGCTGGGGCCCGGCCTGACGCTGGCCTCGCTCGTGGTCGGGCTCAATCTCTTCACCGAGGGCCTCGCGCGCATCCTCGGGCGCAGCGTCAGGCTGGGCGACCGATGA
- a CDS encoding ABC transporter permease — MVMLRLVTGRILLTVVTLLIVSFIVFGVLEILPGDVASRILGRDATPEALAVLRAKLALDQPAIWRYLHWLGGVLTGDMGQSLVSGRRVIDILGPRIYNTVLLSIYAFILYIPLTVIPALIQAVKRDRLVDHGFSALTLVLLSMPDFLLATILMIVFVITIPILPAMSIVDQSSGWHEYLEATTLPAVTLAIVMAVYAVRMLRDNLIEVLDSDYVRMAELKGLPPARVLIRHALPNALVPTLNVTAINLGYLVGGVVVVEKVFGYPGFGSLLVDSLQLRDLPVIEATVMLASTVYIAANLLADIGAILLNPRLKGR; from the coding sequence ATGGTCATGCTGCGCCTCGTGACCGGCCGCATCCTGCTGACGGTCGTCACCCTCCTGATCGTGTCCTTCATCGTGTTCGGCGTGCTCGAGATCCTGCCGGGCGACGTCGCCTCGCGCATTCTCGGCCGCGACGCCACGCCCGAGGCGCTGGCGGTCCTGCGCGCCAAGCTCGCCCTCGATCAGCCCGCGATCTGGCGCTATCTCCATTGGCTGGGCGGCGTCCTGACCGGCGATATGGGCCAGTCCCTCGTCAGCGGCCGGCGCGTGATCGATATCCTGGGCCCCCGCATCTACAACACCGTCCTGCTCTCGATCTACGCCTTCATCCTCTATATCCCGCTGACGGTGATCCCGGCCCTGATCCAGGCGGTGAAGCGCGACCGGCTGGTCGATCACGGCTTCTCGGCCTTGACCCTGGTGCTGCTGTCGATGCCGGATTTTCTGCTGGCGACGATCCTCATGATCGTCTTCGTGATCACCATCCCGATCCTGCCGGCGATGTCGATCGTCGATCAGAGCTCGGGCTGGCATGAATATCTCGAGGCCACGACCCTGCCGGCCGTGACGCTCGCCATCGTCATGGCGGTCTATGCGGTGCGGATGCTGCGCGACAATCTCATCGAGGTGCTCGATTCCGACTATGTGCGGATGGCCGAGCTCAAGGGCCTGCCGCCGGCGCGCGTGCTGATCCGCCATGCGCTGCCCAACGCGCTGGTGCCGACGCTGAACGTGACCGCGATCAATCTGGGCTATCTCGTCGGCGGCGTGGTGGTGGTCGAGAAGGTGTTCGGCTATCCGGGCTTCGGCAGCCTGCTGGTGGATTCGCTGCAGCTGCGCGATCTGCCGGTGATCGAGGCGACGGTGATGCTGGCCTCGACCGTCTATATCGCGGCCAACCTGCTGGCCGATATTGGCGCCATCCTGCTCAATCCGCGGCTCAAGGGGCGCTGA
- a CDS encoding ABC transporter substrate-binding protein, which yields MTFRKCLMAAAMAGAGFVMTGGGAWAAAGDECVKVLGYEWSGEKQSMDPADMHSGDDAYHTFAVYNRLVDVDDNFKVLPELATEWSSSADGLTWTFKLREGVKFHSGKDFTSADVVYSFKRLLDPALGSGAQAVLAFLDANGIKAVDKYTVSFTTPKPVAELPVLITNKFTNIVPDGAKHEDLILHEDGTGPFMQEQFTPNAPVRILKKNPNYWQAGLPKADCLRITVAQEPVAAVSAIKAGQVDLVLNVDPSVIPALKDDPSVTLLQTGASNSMTISMWIDTKPFDNVKVREAMKMVVDRQAMIDTVLLGYGEPGADNPVPIPNPASYVKEAPKQDIAGAKKLLAEAGYPDGLSFDLYTAEGVPGMVRMAQVYAEMAKPAGFNINVIVTPAESFWDDVWLKKSIVTSAWSMRPPGEGLAVAYTQTAKWPETHWVRPDYDALLLKANTTVDPAARLKLYQDAGKMLATEGGLILPMFVHQVVALRKGCDGYQPLAQNFNLNFENLSCK from the coding sequence ATGACATTTCGCAAATGCCTGATGGCGGCCGCGATGGCCGGTGCTGGATTCGTCATGACCGGGGGCGGCGCATGGGCCGCGGCGGGCGACGAATGCGTGAAGGTGCTGGGCTATGAGTGGAGCGGCGAGAAGCAGTCCATGGATCCGGCGGACATGCATTCCGGCGACGACGCCTATCACACCTTCGCGGTCTATAACCGCCTCGTCGATGTCGACGACAATTTCAAGGTGCTGCCCGAGCTCGCGACCGAATGGTCGTCCTCGGCGGACGGCCTGACCTGGACCTTCAAGCTGCGCGAAGGCGTCAAGTTCCACAGCGGCAAGGACTTCACCTCGGCCGACGTGGTCTACAGCTTCAAGCGGCTGCTGGATCCGGCGCTGGGCTCGGGCGCGCAAGCCGTGCTCGCCTTCCTCGACGCCAACGGCATCAAGGCGGTCGACAAATACACCGTCAGCTTCACCACGCCGAAGCCGGTGGCCGAGCTGCCGGTGCTGATCACCAACAAGTTCACCAACATCGTGCCGGACGGCGCCAAGCATGAAGACCTGATTCTGCACGAGGACGGCACCGGTCCCTTCATGCAGGAGCAGTTCACGCCGAACGCGCCCGTTCGCATCCTCAAGAAGAATCCGAACTACTGGCAGGCGGGGCTGCCCAAGGCGGATTGCCTGCGCATCACCGTGGCGCAGGAGCCCGTCGCGGCCGTCTCGGCGATCAAGGCCGGGCAGGTCGATCTGGTGCTCAACGTCGATCCGTCGGTGATCCCGGCCCTCAAGGACGATCCCAGCGTCACGCTGCTCCAGACCGGCGCCTCCAACTCGATGACGATCTCGATGTGGATCGACACCAAGCCCTTCGACAATGTGAAGGTGCGCGAGGCGATGAAGATGGTGGTCGATCGCCAGGCGATGATCGACACCGTGCTCCTGGGCTATGGCGAGCCGGGTGCCGACAATCCGGTTCCGATTCCGAACCCGGCGTCTTACGTGAAGGAAGCACCGAAGCAGGATATCGCGGGCGCCAAGAAGCTCCTGGCCGAAGCGGGATATCCGGACGGCCTCAGCTTCGACCTCTACACGGCCGAAGGCGTGCCCGGCATGGTGCGCATGGCCCAGGTCTATGCCGAGATGGCGAAGCCCGCGGGCTTCAACATCAACGTCATCGTGACCCCGGCGGAAAGCTTCTGGGACGATGTCTGGCTCAAGAAGTCGATCGTGACCTCGGCCTGGTCGATGCGTCCGCCTGGAGAAGGTCTGGCCGTCGCCTATACGCAGACCGCGAAATGGCCGGAAACCCATTGGGTCCGTCCGGACTATGACGCGCTGCTGCTCAAGGCCAACACCACGGTCGATCCGGCCGCACGCCTGAAGCTCTATCAGGACGCCGGCAAGATGCTGGCGACCGAGGGCGGCCTGATCCTGCCGATGTTCGTCCATCAGGTGGTGGCGCTGCGCAAGGGCTGCGATGGCTATCAGCCGCTGGCGCAGAACTTCAACCTGAACTTCGAGAATCTCAGCTGCAAATAG
- a CDS encoding SDR family NAD(P)-dependent oxidoreductase → MSDVAASPSSTVPAGQPVLERFVLTGRVALVTGAAQGLGAAMAEALAEAGAHVVLNDINPAALETRCAELTGLGHSVEGLPFDVTDAAAVAAALRQLGERRGRLDILVNNAGIAVYQGIADHDLGEWHRVMNVNLNALFVVGREAAALMAKGGYGRIINISSVLGLVSRPGIPSYVVSKHGVVGLTHAMASDLGSQGITCNALAPGYFQTPMSDTLTAKPDFYRMIANRTPLKRWADPHELKGPVVFLASPASSFVNGLVMTVDGGMTASLF, encoded by the coding sequence ATGAGTGACGTCGCCGCCTCTCCGTCATCGACCGTTCCCGCCGGCCAGCCGGTGCTGGAGCGTTTCGTCCTCACGGGCCGCGTGGCGCTGGTGACCGGCGCGGCACAAGGCCTGGGCGCGGCCATGGCGGAGGCGCTGGCCGAAGCCGGCGCCCATGTGGTCCTCAACGACATCAATCCGGCGGCACTTGAGACGCGCTGCGCCGAACTGACAGGGCTGGGCCATTCGGTCGAGGGGTTGCCCTTCGACGTGACCGACGCCGCGGCGGTGGCCGCCGCGCTGCGCCAGCTGGGCGAGCGCCGCGGCCGGCTCGACATCCTGGTCAACAATGCCGGCATCGCCGTCTATCAGGGGATCGCCGATCACGATCTCGGCGAGTGGCACCGGGTCATGAACGTCAACCTGAACGCGCTCTTCGTGGTGGGCCGCGAGGCGGCGGCGCTGATGGCGAAGGGCGGCTATGGGCGGATCATCAATATCAGCTCGGTGCTCGGCCTGGTCTCGCGGCCCGGCATTCCCTCCTATGTCGTTTCGAAACATGGCGTGGTGGGCCTGACCCACGCGATGGCGTCCGATCTGGGCAGCCAGGGCATCACCTGCAACGCGCTGGCTCCCGGCTATTTCCAGACGCCGATGAGCGACACGCTGACGGCCAAGCCGGATTTCTATCGGATGATCGCCAATCGCACGCCGCTGAAGCGCTGGGCCGATCCGCATGAGCTGAAGGGTCCGGTCGTGTTCCTGGCCTCGCCGGCGTCGTCCTTCGTAAACGGCCTCGTCATGACCGTCGATGGCGGCATGACCGCGAGTCTCTTCTGA
- a CDS encoding IclR family transcriptional regulator — MAMGIEKKPKARSGAREIAAKASDRAPPRVQSAARAMAILVAVAESPHGLRAMEIAKTLGLGRQTTYHLLHTLIGCGMLARSPEGLHVLGLQMATLADAFVRQLAAPEHLAPLVRRIAQETGETAYAVAWREGEIVNLVAAPGSNAIHAMTVPQGYHRHAHARATGKLLLAHATKEIREGYLATHRLDRRTANTLTSRKALEREFERIREDGYARDREEFALGLCCLAVPVGSGPATFAIGISAPSAAFEAKLEGYLKIMRRAIRAG, encoded by the coding sequence ATGGCGATGGGCATCGAGAAGAAACCGAAGGCGCGAAGCGGCGCGCGGGAGATCGCGGCGAAAGCGAGCGACCGGGCGCCGCCGCGCGTGCAATCGGCCGCGCGCGCGATGGCGATCCTCGTCGCCGTCGCGGAGAGCCCCCATGGCTTGCGCGCCATGGAGATCGCCAAGACGCTCGGGCTCGGCCGGCAGACGACCTATCATCTGCTGCACACGCTGATCGGCTGCGGCATGCTCGCGCGCAGCCCGGAGGGTCTCCACGTCTTGGGGCTGCAGATGGCGACACTCGCCGACGCCTTCGTGCGCCAGCTGGCGGCACCGGAGCATCTGGCGCCCCTGGTCCGCCGCATCGCCCAGGAGACGGGCGAGACCGCCTATGCGGTCGCCTGGCGCGAGGGCGAGATCGTCAATCTGGTGGCAGCCCCCGGCAGCAACGCCATCCATGCGATGACCGTGCCGCAGGGCTATCACCGCCATGCCCATGCGCGCGCGACCGGCAAGCTCCTGCTCGCTCACGCGACGAAGGAGATCCGCGAGGGCTATCTGGCGACGCATCGCCTCGACCGGCGCACGGCCAACACGCTGACCAGCCGCAAGGCGCTCGAACGCGAATTCGAACGCATTCGGGAGGACGGCTATGCCAGGGACCGCGAAGAATTCGCGCTCGGCCTCTGCTGCCTCGCGGTGCCGGTCGGCAGCGGCCCCGCGACCTTCGCCATCGGCATCTCGGCGCCCTCGGCCGCGTTCGAGGCCAAGCTCGAAGGCTATCTGAAGATCATGCGCCGAGCGATCCGCGCCGGCTGA
- a CDS encoding ABC transporter substrate-binding protein: protein MNGRQLRGMTWGHRRAIDPLIATLLEFQRRYPDIAVNWDARPLHGFEFTPVGELAQKYDLIILDHPFCGDIARTGALLPLDELITPALERAFVGPSLATYRYDNRIWALPVDAACQVAVARPDLLAKFDRPAPASWSEMQQLGEAAQRKGQKLAIGLRGVHSLMTFFTACANLGRPCATDPHQKLIDRDTAREAIDAIKALLAFCPREALDWNSIELHDAMVARDDLVFCPAVYCYATYAEADIARPLRFSNLPGLVDSNPRGSTIGGTGLGISAQVKDRDAAFAYARYLMESAAQKAFAAHHGQPARIDSWEDPAIGARFGGCYADTRATMEACWIRPRYSGYLAFQAAAGTLIEQHLRGEVAFDALFDRLSALHRTSAGTRPTA from the coding sequence GTGAACGGGCGACAATTGCGCGGCATGACCTGGGGACATCGGCGCGCGATCGATCCCCTGATCGCGACCCTGCTGGAATTCCAGCGCCGCTATCCCGACATCGCGGTCAACTGGGACGCGCGGCCCCTTCACGGCTTCGAGTTCACGCCGGTCGGGGAACTGGCGCAGAAGTACGACCTCATCATCCTCGATCATCCCTTCTGCGGCGACATCGCCCGGACCGGCGCCCTGCTCCCGCTCGACGAGCTCATCACGCCCGCGCTCGAGCGGGCCTTCGTGGGGCCGTCGCTCGCGACCTATCGCTATGACAACCGGATCTGGGCGCTCCCTGTCGATGCCGCCTGTCAGGTTGCCGTGGCGCGGCCGGACCTTTTGGCCAAATTCGATCGTCCGGCGCCCGCGAGCTGGTCCGAGATGCAGCAACTTGGCGAGGCCGCGCAGCGTAAGGGGCAGAAGCTCGCGATCGGCCTGCGCGGCGTCCACAGCCTCATGACCTTTTTCACGGCTTGCGCCAATCTTGGCCGTCCTTGCGCGACCGATCCGCACCAGAAGCTGATCGACCGCGACACCGCGAGAGAAGCGATCGACGCGATCAAGGCCCTCCTCGCTTTTTGTCCTCGGGAAGCGCTCGACTGGAACAGCATCGAGCTCCATGACGCGATGGTGGCGCGCGACGACCTGGTCTTCTGCCCCGCCGTCTATTGCTACGCGACCTATGCCGAGGCCGACATCGCGCGGCCCTTGCGCTTCTCGAACCTGCCGGGCCTGGTCGATTCGAACCCGCGCGGCTCGACCATCGGCGGCACCGGCCTCGGCATCTCGGCCCAGGTGAAGGATCGCGACGCGGCCTTCGCCTATGCGCGCTATCTGATGGAATCGGCCGCCCAGAAGGCCTTCGCCGCCCATCACGGCCAACCCGCGCGCATCGACAGCTGGGAGGATCCCGCCATCGGGGCGCGCTTCGGCGGCTGCTATGCCGACACTCGGGCGACGATGGAAGCCTGCTGGATCCGGCCGCGCTACTCGGGCTATCTCGCCTTCCAGGCCGCGGCGGGCACGCTGATCGAACAGCATCTGCGCGGCGAGGTCGCGTTCGATGCGCTGTTCGACCGGCTGAGCGCCCTGCACCGCACGAGCGCGGGGACGCGCCCGACAGCTTAA
- a CDS encoding IclR family transcriptional regulator: MATRVRARTAIEGEEDGASGSRSVRRALEIFELMLARGEALAVVEIVSALKIPKSTAYELARTLTEAGYLERMGKEGRLFLGRKLFELGMMYRSQIDLLKEGSQVVEALRDATGETVQFSVLENEMMLVLIKEEGSHPIRIISRVGSRVPINWAAAARLLVSDLDDATLQEMLKRTIVQSPSGKAVMEVDKLIQQIRKFRKQGYAVEINEANDHAGCVAAPVIDATGRCIAAISVVAPEQRLGKASRDKLIEAVRAAADGLSHRLGAP, encoded by the coding sequence ATGGCGACCAGGGTCAGGGCAAGGACGGCGATCGAGGGCGAGGAGGACGGCGCCTCCGGCTCGCGCAGCGTGCGGCGCGCGCTGGAGATCTTCGAGCTGATGCTGGCGCGGGGCGAAGCCTTGGCCGTGGTCGAGATCGTGTCGGCGCTGAAGATCCCGAAATCGACCGCCTATGAATTGGCTCGGACACTGACCGAAGCCGGCTATCTCGAGCGCATGGGCAAGGAGGGGCGTCTCTTCCTCGGCCGCAAGCTGTTCGAGCTCGGCATGATGTATCGCAGCCAGATCGACCTGCTCAAGGAAGGCAGCCAGGTGGTCGAGGCGCTGCGCGACGCGACCGGCGAGACCGTGCAGTTCTCGGTGCTCGAGAACGAGATGATGCTGGTGCTGATCAAGGAGGAGGGGAGCCATCCGATCCGCATCATCAGCCGCGTCGGCTCGCGCGTGCCGATCAACTGGGCGGCGGCCGCGCGCCTCCTGGTCTCCGATCTCGACGACGCCACGCTGCAGGAGATGCTGAAGCGCACCATCGTCCAGTCGCCCTCGGGCAAGGCGGTGATGGAGGTCGACAAGCTGATCCAGCAGATCCGCAAGTTCCGCAAGCAGGGCTATGCGGTCGAGATCAACGAGGCCAACGATCATGCAGGCTGCGTCGCCGCACCGGTGATCGACGCCACCGGGCGCTGCATCGCCGCCATCAGCGTGGTGGCCCCGGAGCAACGCCTCGGCAAGGCCAGCCGCGACAAGCTGATCGAGGCCGTCCGCGCCGCCGCCGACGGGCTTTCGCACCGGCTGGGGGCGCCGTAG
- a CDS encoding mandelate racemase/muconate lactonizing enzyme family protein yields the protein MKVTDIEVIELRTPGWTGTTFDGSYDNCVVLVHTDQGISGLAEVDSVPSVIRAIVEAPRSHTHAMGLKSILVGKDPSDVEALWDEMYDATSYYGRRGAVIHAISAVDIALWDLRGKVKSKPLSEILGARKQRDRILAYGTVYPLGETPDEVRRTIDRGLKLGLRCIKIVADPFWREDLAKTTSLIRAAREHVGPGVRLMVDAATAWSKAEEGLPLMPIFREYDFYWVEAPLPLDDMEGHARFQGFGVPIGGGDLGLTTHYEYEQMFDVGKIDIAQPDVTMVGGLTELLRLSAIAKKRGKRVVTHGYKSNITIAANLAFLAQHWADEVLEYSTSESALRWELTKERFPIDKDGKVAVPTGPGLGVSLDPKVVERFRVR from the coding sequence ATGAAAGTTACCGATATCGAGGTGATCGAGCTGCGCACGCCGGGCTGGACCGGCACGACCTTCGACGGGTCCTACGACAATTGCGTGGTGCTGGTCCATACCGACCAGGGCATCTCGGGCCTGGCCGAGGTCGATTCCGTCCCGTCGGTGATCCGCGCCATCGTCGAGGCGCCGCGCTCCCACACCCATGCAATGGGCTTGAAGTCGATCCTGGTCGGCAAGGACCCGAGCGATGTCGAAGCGCTGTGGGACGAGATGTATGACGCCACCAGCTATTACGGCCGGCGCGGCGCCGTGATCCATGCCATCAGCGCGGTCGATATCGCGCTCTGGGATCTGCGCGGCAAGGTCAAGAGCAAGCCGCTCTCGGAGATCCTGGGCGCCAGGAAGCAGCGCGACCGGATCCTGGCTTACGGCACGGTCTATCCGCTGGGCGAGACGCCCGACGAGGTGCGCCGCACGATCGACCGCGGCCTCAAGCTGGGCCTGCGCTGCATCAAGATCGTGGCCGATCCCTTCTGGCGCGAGGACCTCGCCAAGACGACATCGCTGATCCGCGCCGCGCGCGAGCATGTCGGCCCCGGCGTCAGGCTGATGGTCGATGCCGCCACCGCCTGGAGCAAGGCCGAGGAAGGCCTGCCGCTGATGCCGATCTTCCGCGAATACGACTTCTACTGGGTCGAGGCGCCGCTGCCGCTCGACGACATGGAGGGCCATGCCAGGTTCCAGGGTTTTGGCGTGCCGATCGGCGGCGGCGACCTGGGCCTCACCACCCATTACGAATATGAGCAGATGTTCGATGTCGGCAAGATCGACATCGCCCAACCCGACGTCACCATGGTGGGCGGCCTGACCGAGCTGCTGCGCTTGAGCGCCATCGCGAAGAAGCGCGGCAAGCGCGTCGTCACCCATGGCTACAAATCCAACATCACCATCGCCGCCAACCTCGCCTTCCTGGCGCAGCACTGGGCCGACGAGGTGCTGGAATATTCCACCAGCGAGTCCGCGCTGCGCTGGGAACTGACGAAGGAACGCTTCCCGATCGACAAGGACGGCAAGGTCGCGGTGCCGACAGGCCCCGGGCTGGGCGTGAGCCTCGATCCGAAGGTGGTGGAGCGGTTTCGCGTGCGGTGA